TGCCGGAACCTGGAAATCGGCCAGCCAGATCAACCTACAGGGTAACCGCATTTGGAAATTAGCCTTCGAGAATCTTCATCAGATTTTAATACATTTTCACCCCGCCGCTGGCAGCTTTTGCCCGGCGCCAGTCGGGATGGTTGGTGGGATGGTTGAAGGCTTCCGGGTGGGGCATCAGGCCGAAGACCCGGCCGGTGGGATCGCAAAAAACTCTCGAAGCCATAGGGAGGGGGTCGCTGATTAACGAATGGGTTTTATCCGGAAGCGATCATTTTGAAACAAGAAACTTGAGTTTTATAGCATTCATGCGGATCCTCGGACGGGAAAAACCTGCTCCTCTTCCACCAGACCCGTTACATAAACAAAAACCGCCTGAATATCCGCTTTTTCAAGTTCCGGATACTCTTCAAGCAATTCCTGTTCGGAAATGCCCTGGGAAAGCGCTCTCAACAACTGTTCAACGGTGATTCTCATCCCTCGAATTGTTGGTTTTCCAAGCATTATTTCCGAATGAATCGTTATTCGGTCAAGCAGTTTTTCTTTTTTCGTCGTAGAAAACCTCCGCGCTTTCATCATTTTTGCTTTTTTAAATGTATCAGGGCAGGTGAAGAGATGCAAATAAAAGAATAAAAGAATCCGGTTATCCGGAAGACTCCAGTTATTGTTCATTTAAAACAAGAAAACGTTCCGGGAGGCCGATACATATTCAAAAAAAGACATCACCCCGTCTGTCATGCCTGCGGAGGCAGGCATCCAGAGGGTCTTTCTATCTGGAGAACATGATGATAATGATACTTGAACATCTCCGCCACCACCATATTTTCAAAAAGGGGCAAAATCCCGATTCTCCCGGCCAGGGACTGGTTTAATGCATCTCTGACATTGAATTGCTGGCTGCCGGTGATGATGTTTTTTCCCTGTATCGGATTTTTTGCAAGTTGCAACAAAAACTTTCAATTTGCAAAAAATCAAATTCTGGAAAATTCCGCTGAACAGTCCGGGCTTTCCATCTGCTTTGTGCATGCCTTTCATGCCCTGTTTTGGCGTTTATTGACAAAAAAGAACGCCTAGCATACAATAATTACTAAACAAATAAAAAGTCGATAAACGAGGTGCAAACGTTGGAGCCGACTCCTGCTTGCACACCTTGAGGCCAGGCTTCGGCCGCGGGGCGCTTGTACCTGCTATTGAATATTTTTGACAGATATAGCTTGGGAGATATATAATCATCCAAATGATATCGTTTTGTAATCGCTGAAAATATAAAATCCCGGAGTGGCGAAACTATACGGTGCGGGCAATGAATACATTCACAAACGATGAAATAATGGCTTATTTAAAAACAAACAAAAAATCGCTCTATGAACAGTTCGGCGTGATACGGATCGGCCTCTTTGGCAGTTATGCCCATGGCCGCCCTGTTTCTTCAAGCGATATTGATATGGTTGTTGAGCTTGAAGGTACAAGCAAAAATATCCATAATTTTTTCAGGCTGAAACGGTTCCTTGAAAATGAATTCGGGAAAAAAGTCGATCTCGGTTTTGAACAATCTTTAAAACCGCTGGTGAGAGAAAGCATCAGGGAGCAAATCATCTATGCCTGAAAGGGACTATCGCCTCTATTTTTCAGATATCTCAGAATCCTGCCAAGCCATTTTCGAATATATTGAAGAGATGTCCTTTGAAGCGTTCTGCCGGGACCGAAAAACCTATTCCGCGGTGATCAGAGAATTTGAAATTATAGGCGAAGCCGTGGGCAAGTTGCCGGATTCCATGAAAAGCGAATATAAAAACATTGATTGGCAAGACATAAAAGACTTCAGAAACCTTTTAATCCATGAATACTTTGGTGTTGATCTGGAAATTGTATGGAAAATCATCCAGGATGACCTCCCGAATTTATCAGAAGCGGTAAATGAATTGTTGAAAAAATGAGGGATTCTGACCGCAGTTTTATAAGCATTTTCATTACCTTTCATGTACCAAATCAGGACATCTGTATCGATGAGCACTTAAAACCGCCCCTTCCTTAATTCCCTGATATAAGCCTCAACATCGTCTACCTGCTGATTATCTTTCCATATGCCGTACAAAACATTTTTTTTCCGGTTTTTCCCTTCATTTTCCGGATAAGGAATCAATTTTGCGCAAGGCTTTCCCCGGTAAGTAATAACAACCTCTTCGCCTCTTCTAACCGTATTTATAAGCTCCTTAGAGTAAAACCTGAGCTCTTTTGCCGTTGCTTTCATTCAATGCCGCCTCCTGTTTTATAAGTTTATATTTTAAAATATAAACTTTTGTACACTAAGTCAAGATATCTCCTTATTTCAAAAAGACATAAATGATACTCAAATTTGGAGCTTAACCAATGAAAGAAACCGTTGATATAAAAAAAATTGAAAAAGAAATCGATCTATTGGACGATGAAGAATTGATCAGGTTGCTCGACAGCATCGTCACACGGCTTAAAATAAAAAGACGAAGCAGACCGCTCCTGGATTGGCGAGAACTTTACGGTACAGGAAAGGGCTTGTGGGAAATGGACGCCCAGGATTATGTCAATTCGCTGCGCAAGGATCGATAGTGGATTATAATAGCATCATAATCCGCAGCAGATACTCGGGATCCACGCTTAAAAACCATCTAACCCTGACGAGGACGCGTGTCCAAATTTTATAGTCAGAGAGGGTTTAACAGACCCTCGAAATAAGCAATGGTTTTTTCCAGTCCCTGCTCGAGATCTACTGCTGGTTTCCAGCCAAACTTTTCGCCTGCCAGGGTTATATCAGGCCTTCGCCTTCTTGGATCGTCCGAAGGGAGAAGGCTGAATTCAATCTTTGATTTTGAAGACGTAAGCTCTATTATTTTCTGAGCGAGTTCCAATATTGGAATTTCAACAGGATTGCCAAGGTTTAGCGGGCCGGTAAAGTCGTCTTCCGTGCTCATCATTGCGATCAGGCCGTCGACGAGGTCATCCACATAACAAAAGGAACGGGTCTGCGAGCCATCGCCAAAGAGGGAAATCGGTTCTCCGCGCAAGGCTTGAAGAATAAAATTGGAAACCACACGCCCGTCATCAACATGCATTCGGGGGCCATATGTATTAAAAATGCGAACCACTTTTACCGGCAGTTGGTGCTGGCGGTAATAATCAAAAAACAGCGTTTCCGCACAGCGCTTGCCTTCGTCATAGCAGGAACGCCGGCCCACGGGATTGACATTTCCCCAATAACTTTCCGGCTGGGGATGGATTTCCGGATCGCCGTATACCTCTGAAGTGGAAGCCTGAAGAATTCGCGCTTTGACGCGTTTTGCAAGCCCGAGCATATTTATGGCACCGTGCACGGATGTTTTGGTGGTTTGGACCGGATCGAATTGGTAGTGAATCGGCGATGCCGGGCAGGCCAGATTATAAATCTCATCGACTTCCACATACAGCGGAAAGGTGATGTCATGGCGCATGAATTCAAACTTCGGGTTTTCCATCAAGTGATAAATGTTGCCCTTGTTTCCGGTATAACAGTTATCCACACAAAGAACTTCATGCCCTTTATCAAGCAACCGTTCGCACAAATGGGAACCGATAAATCCCGCGCCGCCGGTCACCAGAACCTGCTTGCTCACCAAATTATTCATTTATCTTTCCTGTTTTGAATACATCAAAGACGGCACAGTTATCTCCCAAACAGATTGTACCGTAATATACACCAAAGCGCCCACAACCCGTCGCGCCAATTAATTTTTTTCCCCTCTTCGTATGTCCGCCCGTAGTAAGAAATCGGCACTTCGTAAATTCTAAGTTTCTTTTTGGCTATTTTTGCCGTAATTTCGGGCTCAAAGCCAAACCGCTTCTCGTTTATCCGGATGCCGTCGAGAGCCTGCCGGGTAAAGGCTTTATAGCAGGTTTCCATATCTGTTAAATTCAAATCCGTTAACATGTTCGAAAGAAGCGTCAAAAACCGATTTCCCGCATAATGCCAAAAATACAGCACCCGATGTTCGCCATGCCCGCCAAACCGCGATCCGTAAACCACATCCGCATTACCTGATATGATCGGATTGAGCAGTACCGGATATTCCTCCGGATCGTATTCCAGATCCGCATCCTGGATCACAATAATGTCGCCGTTCGCTTTATCCAATCCGGTTTGAAGCGCCCTGCCCTTTCCCTGATTCCGTTCGTGTGAAATCAGTTTGACCGAAGGGTTGTCGTATTTCGATAAAACCTCCAGCGTCTTATCTGTTGAACCATCATCCACAACGATAATTTCTTTTCGAAAAGGAGCGTAGAAAACACGATTCAACAACTCAATAATTGTATTCTCTTCATTGTACACAGGCACAATCACGCTTAACAAAAAATCATTTAACTTTGAATCTTTCCTTTCCATATAAATGTTCTCTTTTCCTGCGCTTAACTGGTGGCGCCGTTGTTTTTAAAAATAAATGCCGGGATTGCGAAAGGGCTTTATGAATCTGTTTGGTCAGCCCTTTTGTATGTGATCAGCGAGTGTTCCGTATTTCTGACTTTATGTTCAAAATTATAATCGCAACCCAGCTCAGGCTGATATTCCGGATGATCCGGCGGCGGCTTGAATACAATTACGTCTATATCTGATTTTTCGGCTTTCCTGCAGATATCCGTTAGATCCGTATCATTTGAAACTAAATGAAATGGATGCCAATTGAATTTTAGCAGATAAAACTGCAACCCCCGATAGGGATATCCGTTATTGGCAAATAATACCCGGTTTTTGCCTGGGTTATAATTTTTTTTCAGCCACCGGATCATTTTTCTATAAGGGTAATAATGTTCGGATGTATCAAATATAGGATTGCCCCAGAAAGATTTTTTTGTTCCATCAAAATTTAACGGCGTCATATAGATGTTAACGGCTATGCAGCTAGATACAATGATAAGCACCGCCCTCTTATTTTTTTCAGCTATATAAGAAAACGTTATATTCGCAGCGGCAAGAAACACGGGAACCAGAAGCAGCATGAATCTGCTGTAACCCGTGTATTGAGCCTTAAGCGCCATATGAAATAATGGGATCAGAATAATATTTAACGATAAAAAAATCAGCATGCCATGCTTTTTACCCCTCCACAGGACTATGGCGGCAGGTATGAACAGGATGGCCACCACGCCGATCTGTCTTAAAAAAGAAAGCATGAACACATGATATAATTTAAAATCCAGCAGCCTTGTGATCTCCGTGTAATCATCATGCATATCCAAAAACTGCCATCGCAGAAAAACAAACAAAACCAAAGGAAAGAGCACACCATACCCGACAACCACTTCATCCCGAAACCGCCTTAAAACAGAACCCCCGGATTGACTGTAAAAAACCCTTATGACGAAGCGCAAGACCAGAAAACACAACAGAAAAGGCAGTGTGTTCTCCTTTATAAATCCGATTAATATCAAAGCATACCAGGCCGCATTCTTCCGTATCTCGTCAAAGTCATGGGTTAATAGATGCTCTGCATTTATACAGACGATTGTCATCAGGATGATTGCCGGGAGCTCGAGATAAAGAATCGAAGAATAGTAAACGATAATCGGGATGGTACTGATTGCCAGCCCCCAGAAGCAGGCTATATAGACATACTTTTCTTTAAAAGGCTTCAGGGCGGCATACCAAGTTAAAAGAACAGCGCATATCAACGGTACCAGTCGGTAGGTGAATTCATTGAATTCACCCCCAAACCACCGCGCGATATAAATTATCACCGTATGGGTGCGTATTCCGGCGAAGTCGGCCACTCATTCCGGGCGATTTCGGCCGCCTGTTCCGGACGAAGTCGGCCACCTGTTCCGATTGATTCCGGCCACTCGTTCCGGATGATGTCGGCCACTTTTTCGGAGCAAAGCGACGCTGTCTTTTCCTTCACAAATTACTCGCTTTAAGTCAACTTTCTTTTTTTCTTCCGCATAGAGTCTCCTTTCAGATTGATTTTGTATGCATTGTGAACCAGGCGGTCGAGGATGGCATCGGCCAGGGTCGGATCATCGATGACCTCGTGCCAATGCGATACCGGCAGCTGGCTGGTGATTACTGTTGAGTGGATCTCACAGCGATCCTCTATGATTTCAAGAAAATCCCGCTGCTGCTCCTTGGTAAGGTTTGATAAGCCCCAGTCATCGAGGATTAATAAGTGCGTTTTGGCAAAGCCGGCCAAAAGTTTGCCGTAACGGCCGTCGCCTTTGGCCAGACTCAGCTCGGAGAACAATTTCGGCACCCGCAGATACAACGCACTGTATCCTTCCAGACAGGCCTTGTGGGCAAGTGCGCAGGCCAAATACGATTTTCCGATCCCGGTCGGCCCGGTGATAAATACATTGTGACGGGCTTTTAACCATTCGCAGGCGGCAAGCGATAATATGAACTGCTTATCCAGCCCCCGGGGATAGGTATAATCTATGTCCTCCATACTGGTCTGATGCCGCAGCTTGGCTTTTTTCAGCCGGGTCTTTAGCTGTCTATCCTGCCTTTCTGTATGTTCTCGATCCACAAGCAGACCCAAGCGTTCTTCAAAGGAGAACTTTTCGATATCAGCCGTCTGCAGTTGCTCTTCAAATGCCTTTCGCATGCCGTAGAACTTCATTGCCTGTAATTTGTCCATAATCGGATGGGTCAACATGATATATTTTCCTTTTTTATCTTTTCAAAGTTTAATGAATAGGCTATATTGATATCCGCCTTTGCCGGAGGATAGGGCAACGCTGGGGAGCGACCCGAGCGCCGGCCAGGGTGACCGAAGTATGAGGGCCGTACCCTGCGTGCGGCCCATCTCTCATACTTTGGTCCATAATGCGTTAACCCCGGGGGTTTGGGGGCAGCGCCCCCAATTAAGATCAGATCCATACCTTTTACTCGTAATATTTCCCGCCCCTGATGTTGGCGTGGTCAATCGGCTTCCCCGAAGACTCTTCCTCGGCCAGGGGCTTGCGATCCAGCCCGTTCTTCAGGATGGACTCCACGCTTTTATAGCTTTTGCCGCCGATTTGATTGGCCCGACAGGCAGCGGCTTCAAGCCGCTCCTCCCCATAGCTTTTGCCCAGCCGAAGAATGCCCAGACAGCTGCGAAAGCCCTGCTGAGGATGGATACGAACAGCCATCACTTTTTCGATCAACTCAGCCGTATGGGGGCCGATTTTACCAGCCCAGCGCACCAGGCGCTCAGGCGTCCATTCCGCATATTGCTGGTGCTTTTTGGGCATATGTTCCTTGAGCGTGGTATGCCGGCCCATCCGGTCGCTTGAGGCATGACTGGCCACCCTTTTGCCCTTATAAAAGCATTCCACGGTATTGGCGGTTATCCTGACGTCGAGCTGCTTTTTCATAAGCTGGTAAGGCACACTGTAATAATGGCCGTCGACTTCCACATGATAATCAACATGCACCCGGGCTTTTTTCCATTGGGCAAACTGATACCGTGCCATGGGCAGCGGTTTTAAAGCCGGCTTGTCCATGGACTCAAACACGCTTTTTCGGGTTCCCGGCAATTTCTGGAAGGACTTGTTGTTTAGCTCAACCAAAAGCTCATCGATCGCCCGGTTTAACTCGGTGACACTGAAGAACGTCCGGTTGCGAAGCCTAGCCAAAATCCAGCGTTCCACAATCTGGACGCTGACCTCAGCCTTGGCTTTATCCTTGGGTGCCCGGACCCGGGCCGGGATAACAGCGGTGTCATAATGATTGGCCATATCCAGATACGTGGGGTTTAGATCCGGCTCATATCGACAGGCCTTGTTCACACCGCTTTTGAGATTATCGGGGATGACCAGCTCCGGCACACCGCCTAAAAATTCAAATACCCGGACATGGGAATCAATCCAGTCCGACAGGTTTTGACTCAAGCTTGCTTCGGCGTAGGTGTAATTGGAAGCGCCCATACAGGCGATAAAGATCTGGGCCTCGGAGGTGGTGCCGCTTCCGGAATCGGTAATCGGCACGGTCATGCCGCTGTAGTCGACAAAGAGCTTTTCTCCTGCCCGGTGGTCCTGGCGCATGACCGGGTCCAGTTTATCGCGCCATTGGCGATAGAGATGACAGAACTGGCTGTATTGATAGCCTTGGGGGTTTTGGGCTTTATATTCATGCCATAACAGCATGAGGGTCACGCCCTTGCGTTTGAGCTCCTGGTGGACATAGGAGAAATTTAAAGGCGGCCGGTGATCCTTGGACGTGCAGGGCACCTGGTCAAACAGGATCTTTTCTAATTGCGCATCATCCATATCCTCCGGAAGCGGCCAGCCAAGGCCCGCAGCCTTGACCCGCTGGATATAATCGCCTACCGTGCTACGGGCGATGGAAGTACTGTTGGCAATCTTTCGGTTACTGAGTTTGCATTCGAACTTGAGACGTAAAACTTCTTTGATTTTTCGCATGGTGATTCGCTCCGCTGGCATTTGCACCTCCTTTGAATGATTAAAAGAGGCACAACTTACCGCTAATAATTTTTGTTCACCAGCGAAGCTTTGCTCAAAAAATTACTTGTGATGGGTGGCCGAAATGGATCGGAATCACCGGCCGACTTCCGTCGGAATCGGTGGCCGAAATCAATCGGAATCACTGGCCGGAATCATCCGGAATTGGTGGCCGAGATGAATCGGAATTGGTGGCCGAAATCATCCGGAATATGCAGTATGGGCCCATCTTGATAAAAATGGATACCTCAAGGCAAGCTGTCTGTTTCCATAAGCAAGAAATTGGTTTTCATTAATTTGCTCAACCGAAAAAATGATAAAAATGAGTAAAATAATACCAACTGGGATAAACAGCGTCGATTTACGAAATGCTAATACAAGGAAGAAAACAGACAAGAAGGCAAATGGGAGCATTGCCGGTTTCTGGATTTTAAAGAGAAAAAAAAGCGCTTTTAACGTATAAACGATATGATAGGCCTCATCCCCCCGCCAGGGGATGACTGATTGCAGGGCTTTATAATTATAAAGCAGAACAAAGAAAAAAAAGATAATAAAGAGCGTTTTTTTATTTGGGATTGCACTTTTTTTTATCCGGAGAAACGAAAGTTCCCCCGCCGCTGCATAGGACCAAAGCGCACCCAGTAATAATGAAATGCATAACAGTCCATATTGGCGCTGAAAAGTGCCCGTCATTTTCCAGGTAGGCATAAAAATGAACGACATTAAAAAAAGCAGGAAAAGCAGAGAACCGACAAAACTGCGGGGAACCGAAAAACCCGTTGTATTGGAAGTCCCCTTTGTTGATAAGTCGCCAAGCATAGACAAAATCAGTTAAAGCCCATTTTTCAATGTATGAACTTCAGGATAAATAGTATTTTGAAGACAATTAAGCGCCTTGTCATTGAGCCGGTCTCAGAGCTACTCTATTATTTTTTATGATATAATGGGGTCTGTTTTGGGTCTCCTTGAATATGCGATAGATGTATTCTCCCATAATACCAAGGAAGATCAATTCAATAAATCCAATAAAAAAAATACTGATGGTTGTTGAGGACCAGCCGAATGGAGCAATCCCTAATAGTTTACTCAAAATGATATAAAAAAATGCGCCAAAACAGATCAGCATTCCGATAATCCCCACAAAGAGGCACAATCGTATGGGAATATCGGAAAAAGAAAAGATGGCATCCATCGCTAGGTTAATTAGTTTTCCATAGGTCATTCCGGGCTTGCTGCCGGGTCTTTCCTCCCTGTTGCAGGTAATCCAACCCTGGCGGAAGCCGACTAAAGCCCGCAGTCCTGGAAGGTATCTGTTCTTTTCCCGAAATTCGAGAAGCGCATCGACCGCCTTTCGATTCATTATGCAGAAATTTCCGACATTTTGAATGTCATCCAAGCCGGAAAGATTGCGAAAAATGAAATGGAAGCCCGTAATATAATTTCGTAATGTTAAAATTATTTGATAAACGTTTTTTTTTAACTTTTTTAGGGTTTATTTGTACCCGTGATAATCCCTGTTAAAAGAAATTTTTCAGGATCCGGATTCTCTTTTTTCATTCAGGACTCGCCTTTTTTTTGCGGTTAACATGTTAGATGTTTCCGATATGTCCGGCACTTTCCAGGCGGCTTTTGCAGAAAAAGAATAATCGGGTCAGGGCCAGGACGGCAATAATAAAAAATACGGGCCGAAGCGGCAGCGCGTACCTGGGCCATGACGCAAAAACCATGTAGAGCAGGGTATAATAAACAGGAATCCAGCCCAAAGAAGCAAAAACAATCTTCTGCTGCATCCCTGACTTACCGGACGCAAAAACTTTGCCCAAAAGATATATCAGCCCGCCGAGAAAAAAAATCATAAGCACGGGATGTATGAACCTGAAAAAACCACGAGCTGCATCAGCCAGCCTGTTTTGCGTATAAAGTGATGTTTTTACGGGATAGACATATATGTCGCCCTGCCCCTGCAAAATATCCCAACTCCAGAAATAATAGGGTTTCTTTACCAGGTACCAGGCTATATATTCACCCGGTCTTTCCTTGAAGCGCAGCCAGAAAACCTCCAGGAATTTTGAATAAGAGTTGCTGATATCCGGCTGCATCGGATCTTCGTAATATGGAAAATACTTATACTCTTCTGACTCATAGATAAAGTCAATATAACTGCCGTGGG
The DNA window shown above is from Desulfobacterales bacterium and carries:
- a CDS encoding DUF433 domain-containing protein, with the translated sequence MNNNWSLPDNRILLFFYLHLFTCPDTFKKAKMMKARRFSTTKKEKLLDRITIHSEIMLGKPTIRGMRITVEQLLRALSQGISEQELLEEYPELEKADIQAVFVYVTGLVEEEQVFPVRGSA
- a CDS encoding nucleotidyltransferase family protein, which produces MNTFTNDEIMAYLKTNKKSLYEQFGVIRIGLFGSYAHGRPVSSSDIDMVVELEGTSKNIHNFFRLKRFLENEFGKKVDLGFEQSLKPLVRESIREQIIYA
- a CDS encoding DUF86 domain-containing protein, coding for MPERDYRLYFSDISESCQAIFEYIEEMSFEAFCRDRKTYSAVIREFEIIGEAVGKLPDSMKSEYKNIDWQDIKDFRNLLIHEYFGVDLEIVWKIIQDDLPNLSEAVNELLKK
- a CDS encoding type II toxin-antitoxin system prevent-host-death family antitoxin; translated protein: MKATAKELRFYSKELINTVRRGEEVVITYRGKPCAKLIPYPENEGKNRKKNVLYGIWKDNQQVDDVEAYIRELRKGRF
- a CDS encoding UDP-glucuronic acid decarboxylase family protein, whose product is MNNLVSKQVLVTGGAGFIGSHLCERLLDKGHEVLCVDNCYTGNKGNIYHLMENPKFEFMRHDITFPLYVEVDEIYNLACPASPIHYQFDPVQTTKTSVHGAINMLGLAKRVKARILQASTSEVYGDPEIHPQPESYWGNVNPVGRRSCYDEGKRCAETLFFDYYRQHQLPVKVVRIFNTYGPRMHVDDGRVVSNFILQALRGEPISLFGDGSQTRSFCYVDDLVDGLIAMMSTEDDFTGPLNLGNPVEIPILELAQKIIELTSSKSKIEFSLLPSDDPRRRRPDITLAGEKFGWKPAVDLEQGLEKTIAYFEGLLNPL
- a CDS encoding glycosyltransferase family 2 protein, which gives rise to MERKDSKLNDFLLSVIVPVYNEENTIIELLNRVFYAPFRKEIIVVDDGSTDKTLEVLSKYDNPSVKLISHERNQGKGRALQTGLDKANGDIIVIQDADLEYDPEEYPVLLNPIISGNADVVYGSRFGGHGEHRVLYFWHYAGNRFLTLLSNMLTDLNLTDMETCYKAFTRQALDGIRINEKRFGFEPEITAKIAKKKLRIYEVPISYYGRTYEEGKKINWRDGLWALWCILRYNLFGR
- the istB gene encoding IS21-like element helper ATPase IstB; translation: MLTHPIMDKLQAMKFYGMRKAFEEQLQTADIEKFSFEERLGLLVDREHTERQDRQLKTRLKKAKLRHQTSMEDIDYTYPRGLDKQFILSLAACEWLKARHNVFITGPTGIGKSYLACALAHKACLEGYSALYLRVPKLFSELSLAKGDGRYGKLLAGFAKTHLLILDDWGLSNLTKEQQRDFLEIIEDRCEIHSTVITSQLPVSHWHEVIDDPTLADAILDRLVHNAYKINLKGDSMRKKKRKLT
- the istA gene encoding IS21 family transposase, which translates into the protein MRKIKEVLRLKFECKLSNRKIANSTSIARSTVGDYIQRVKAAGLGWPLPEDMDDAQLEKILFDQVPCTSKDHRPPLNFSYVHQELKRKGVTLMLLWHEYKAQNPQGYQYSQFCHLYRQWRDKLDPVMRQDHRAGEKLFVDYSGMTVPITDSGSGTTSEAQIFIACMGASNYTYAEASLSQNLSDWIDSHVRVFEFLGGVPELVIPDNLKSGVNKACRYEPDLNPTYLDMANHYDTAVIPARVRAPKDKAKAEVSVQIVERWILARLRNRTFFSVTELNRAIDELLVELNNKSFQKLPGTRKSVFESMDKPALKPLPMARYQFAQWKKARVHVDYHVEVDGHYYSVPYQLMKKQLDVRITANTVECFYKGKRVASHASSDRMGRHTTLKEHMPKKHQQYAEWTPERLVRWAGKIGPHTAELIEKVMAVRIHPQQGFRSCLGILRLGKSYGEERLEAAACRANQIGGKSYKSVESILKNGLDRKPLAEEESSGKPIDHANIRGGKYYE